A single window of Chloracidobacterium sp. DNA harbors:
- a CDS encoding lipocalin family protein, which translates to MDKKPALQTVSSVDLNRYLGKWYEIGKYPNRFQKQCVANTTATYAMKPTGKIEVINECLKKDVTEDRAVGEAKIADKKTNAKLKVRFAPGALSFLPFVWGNYWIIDLDKDYGYVAIGEPKREYFWILARKPILEDAVYQDIVRRAESMGFNPAKIEKTPQNAEVLKGSVLIKQ; encoded by the coding sequence ATGGACAAAAAGCCGGCCTTGCAGACGGTCTCGAGCGTCGATCTTAATCGATACCTAGGTAAATGGTACGAGATCGGCAAATATCCGAACCGTTTTCAAAAACAATGCGTTGCCAATACAACGGCAACTTACGCGATGAAGCCTACCGGCAAGATCGAGGTGATAAACGAGTGTCTCAAAAAAGACGTTACCGAAGACCGCGCAGTCGGTGAAGCCAAGATCGCCGATAAAAAGACCAACGCAAAGCTCAAGGTCAGATTTGCCCCGGGGGCTTTGTCATTCCTGCCCTTCGTGTGGGGAAATTATTGGATCATTGACCTCGACAAAGATTACGGTTACGTCGCGATCGGCGAGCCTAAACGCGAATACTTCTGGATCCTTGCGCGCAAGCCGATTCTAGAGGATGCCGTTTATCAAGATATTGTCCGCCGGGCGGAGTCGATGGGCTTTAACCCTGCCAAGATCGAAAAAACCCCTCAGAACGCAGAGGTCCTGAAGGGTTCGGTATTGATCAAGCAATAG